The following are from one region of the Salmo trutta chromosome 22, fSalTru1.1, whole genome shotgun sequence genome:
- the anapc4 gene encoding anaphase-promoting complex subunit 4 isoform X4: MQLGPSQFRSICSVTVLVPRVNVKSLQQTKRFVMETRIMNTPQPTKMPAFRQVGEKQLPNPVLCMAWSPKRDLIALANTAGELLLHRLANFQRVWSLPPNENTGKEITALAWRPDGKILAFSLGDTKVVVLCDAEKAEILHLFPLENPVSCMHWMEVLEESSVLNSFYTSEDESNLFLPKLPTLPKSYSTTSKIFSEEKSDEILNLLGEVRLNILVLGGGSGFVELYAYGMYKIATLPGVPGTCSSLCLSSDLKSLSIITEIRSAGNDPEICYIQLDTGLLSDCLPEVTRMARKFTHISTLLQYLRLSLTCMCEAWEDILMQMDLRLTKFVQEKNTSTQVQDEFLELLLWGQSSPELQALLMNQLTVKGLKKLGQSIETSYSSIQKLVISHLQSGSEALLYHLSEVKGMSLWKQKFQPLGLDSAAIEDAITAVGSFTLKANELLQVIDKSMKNFKAFFRWLYVAMLRMSEEHVPPELNKNEELFDRKGKYFNVERVGQYLKDEDEDLVSPPNTKGNQWLKFLQESTHLKESPLLFPSYSQKSLHFVKRMMEGVIELCLQKPAEVIGKSVKQAVCLPLYTVPESSENTPRLFELPSLYNDKKTNMHYGVFCMPEISPCKLYLLRKFTDPFRPVPNALMAIDLSNVLSHSIDDDAAGASSDCVYSCQDARFYDDETLTVVLRASEEDNRGRVLAQLPLGSALSCEEEFNWDPSLRLDQQSGAIPVKGLVLENQWRDLENMKAQFVAVNGIRKVACVLSSNLRHVRVYEMDVEDEEDEERPESQNASSDQDGLEETPAIQGEAEGGETEGGGQRSKEQLESGEALELS, translated from the exons atgcagCTAGGTCCATCACAGTTTCGTTCCATTTGCTCTGTTACCGTTTTGGTTCCTAGAGTAAACGTTAAAAGTTTGCAACAGACGAAACGTTTTGTTATGGAAACCCGAATAATGAATACACCACAG CCCACAAAAATGCCTGCATTCCGTCAAGTGGGGGAGAAGCAGCTCCCCAACCCTGTTCTGTGTATGGCATGGTCTCCAAAGAGGGATCTTATTGCCCTCGCTAACACTGCTGGCGAG CTGCTACTGCATCGCCTTGCCAATTTCCAGCGCGTTTGGAGCTTGCCACCCAATGAGAATACGGGAAAGGAGATCACTGCACTTGCTTGGAGACCTGATGGCAAAA TCCTGGCCTTTAGCCTTGGGGACACTAAAGTGGTGGTGCTGTGTGATGCAGAGAAGGCAGAGATCCTTCACTTGTTTCCATTGGAGAATCCTGTGTCCTGTATGCACTGGATGGAGGTGCTAGAGGAGAGCAG CGTCCTCAACTCATTCTACACCTCTGAAGATGAGTCAAACCTTTTTCTTCCCAAGTTGCCAACTCTTCCCAAGAG CTACAGTACTACATCAAAGatattcag TGAGGAGAAGTCAGACGAGATCCTGAACCTGTTAGGAGAAGTGAG ACTAAACATCCTGGTTCTTGGTGGAGGTTCCGGCTTTGTGGAGCTGTATGCCTATGGGATGTATAAGATTGCCACTTTACCAGGG GTTCCTGGGACGTGTAGCAGCCTGTGTCTGTCCAGTGACCTGAAGTCCCTGTCTATCATCACAGAGATCAGGTCAGCTGGCAACGACCCAGAGATCTGCTACATCCAG CTCGACACAGGGCTGCTGTCCGACTGTCTCCCTGAGGTCACCAGGATGGCACGCAAGTTCACCCACATATCCACTCTGCTGCAG TACctgcgtctctctctcacctgtatgTGTGAGGCTTGGGAGGATATCCTCATGCAGATGGACCTTCGGCTCACTAAGTTCGTTCAG GAGAAGAACACCAGCACACAAGTCCAAGATGAGTTTCTGGAGCTTCTACTATGGGGACAGTCGAG CCCTGAACTACAGGCTCTCCTCATGAATCAGCTGACCGTCAAG GGGCTGAAGAAGCTGGGCCAGTCTATAGAAACCTCTTACTCCAGCATTCAGAAGCTGGTGATCAGCCACCTGCAGAG tggtTCAGAGGCTCTGTTGTACCACCTCAGTGAGGTGAAGGGGATGTCTCTATGGAAACAGAAGTTCCAGCCTCTTGGCCTGGACTCAGCAGCTATAGAAG ATGCCATTACAGCTGTGGGTTCATTCACTTTGAAAGCCAATGAACTTCTACA AGTGATTGACAAGAGCATGAAGAACTTCAAAGCCTTTTTCCGGTGGCTGTATGTTG CTATGCTAAGAATGTCAGAGGAACACGTCCCTCCAGAACTCAATAAG AACGAAGAGCTGTTTGACCGGAAAGGAAAGTACTTTAATGTGGAGCGGGTCGGTCAG TACCTGAAGGATGAGGATGAAGATCTAGTGTCTCCGCCCAACACCAAGGGGAACCAATGGCTGAAGTTTCTGCAGGAGAGCACACACCTGAAAG AGAGCCCGCTCCTCTTCCCTTCGTACTCTCAGAAGTCCCTACACTTTGTGAAGAGGATGATGGAGGGGGTGATTGAGTTGTGTCTACAGAAACCTGCT GAGGTCATTGGAAAGTCTGTGAAACAGGCTGTTTGTCTGCCCCTCTACACAGTACCGGAGAG CTCAGAAAACACTCCAAGGCTTTTTGAACTTCCAtcatt GTACAATGATAAGAAGACCAATATGCACTATGGAGTGTTCTGCATGCCAGAGATTTCACCCTGCAAGCTTTATCTACTGCGGAAGTTTACTGACCCAttcag GCCCGTTCCCAATGCTCTCATGGCGATAGATCTGAGTAATGTTCTCAGTCACAGTATTGATGATGATGCTGCGGGGGCCAG TTCTGACTGTGTGTACAGTTGCCAGGATGCTCGTTTCTATGATGACGAGACATTGACAGTGGTGCTGCGAGCATCAGAAGAGGATAACAGGGGGCGTGTCCTTGCCCAGCTCCCTCTTGGCTCCGCCCTCAGCTGTGAGGAGGAGTTCAACTGGGACCCCAGTCTTAG GTTGGACCAGCAGAGCGGCGCCATCCCTGTCAAGGGGCTGGTGCTAGAGAACCAGTGGCGAGACTTGGAGAACATGAAGGCCCAGTTTGTGGCTGTGAATGGGATCCGGAAAGTGGCCTGTGTG cTGAGCTCCAACCTGCGGCACGTCCGTGTGTATGAGATGGACGTGGAagatgaggaggatgaagagcgGCCTGAGTCGCAGAACGCCAGCTCTGACCAGGATGGCctggaggagacgccggccatCCAGGGGGAGgcggagggaggagagactgagggaggggGACAAAGGTCTAAGGAGCAACTAGAGTCTGGGGAAGCACTGGAGCTCTCATAG
- the anapc4 gene encoding anaphase-promoting complex subunit 4 isoform X3, with the protein MQLGPSQFRSICSVTVLVPRVNVKSLQQTKRFVMETRIMNTPQPTKMPAFRQVGEKQLPNPVLCMAWSPKRDLIALANTAGELLLHRLANFQRVWSLPPNENTGKEITALAWRPDGKILAFSLGDTKVVVLCDAEKAEILHLFPLENPVSCMHWMEVLEESSVLNSFYTSEDESNLFLPKLPTLPKSYSTTSKIFSEEKSDEILNLLGEVRLNILVLGGGSGFVELYAYGMYKIATLPGVPGTCSSLCLSSDLKSLSIITEIRSAGNDPEICYIQLDTGLLSDCLPEVTRMARKFTHISTLLQYLRLSLTCMCEAWEDILMQMDLRLTKFVQEKNTSTQVQDEFLELLLWGQSSPELQALLMNQLTVKGLKKLGQSIETSYSSIQKLVISHLQSGSEALLYHLSEVKGMSLWKQKFQPLGLDSAAIEDAITAVGSFTLKANELLQVIDKSMKNFKAFFRWLYVAMLRMSEEHVPPELNKMTQKDIAFVADFLSEHFSENEELFDRKGKYFNVERVGQYLKDEDEDLVSPPNTKGNQWLKFLQESTHLKESPLLFPSYSQKSLHFVKRMMEGVIELCLQKPAEVIGKSVKQAVCLPLYTVPESSENTPRLFELPSLYNDKKTNMHYGVFCMPEISPCKLYLLRKFTDPFRPVPNALMAIDLSNVLSHSIDDDAAGASCQDARFYDDETLTVVLRASEEDNRGRVLAQLPLGSALSCEEEFNWDPSLRLDQQSGAIPVKGLVLENQWRDLENMKAQFVAVNGIRKVACVLSSNLRHVRVYEMDVEDEEDEERPESQNASSDQDGLEETPAIQGEAEGGETEGGGQRSKEQLESGEALELS; encoded by the exons atgcagCTAGGTCCATCACAGTTTCGTTCCATTTGCTCTGTTACCGTTTTGGTTCCTAGAGTAAACGTTAAAAGTTTGCAACAGACGAAACGTTTTGTTATGGAAACCCGAATAATGAATACACCACAG CCCACAAAAATGCCTGCATTCCGTCAAGTGGGGGAGAAGCAGCTCCCCAACCCTGTTCTGTGTATGGCATGGTCTCCAAAGAGGGATCTTATTGCCCTCGCTAACACTGCTGGCGAG CTGCTACTGCATCGCCTTGCCAATTTCCAGCGCGTTTGGAGCTTGCCACCCAATGAGAATACGGGAAAGGAGATCACTGCACTTGCTTGGAGACCTGATGGCAAAA TCCTGGCCTTTAGCCTTGGGGACACTAAAGTGGTGGTGCTGTGTGATGCAGAGAAGGCAGAGATCCTTCACTTGTTTCCATTGGAGAATCCTGTGTCCTGTATGCACTGGATGGAGGTGCTAGAGGAGAGCAG CGTCCTCAACTCATTCTACACCTCTGAAGATGAGTCAAACCTTTTTCTTCCCAAGTTGCCAACTCTTCCCAAGAG CTACAGTACTACATCAAAGatattcag TGAGGAGAAGTCAGACGAGATCCTGAACCTGTTAGGAGAAGTGAG ACTAAACATCCTGGTTCTTGGTGGAGGTTCCGGCTTTGTGGAGCTGTATGCCTATGGGATGTATAAGATTGCCACTTTACCAGGG GTTCCTGGGACGTGTAGCAGCCTGTGTCTGTCCAGTGACCTGAAGTCCCTGTCTATCATCACAGAGATCAGGTCAGCTGGCAACGACCCAGAGATCTGCTACATCCAG CTCGACACAGGGCTGCTGTCCGACTGTCTCCCTGAGGTCACCAGGATGGCACGCAAGTTCACCCACATATCCACTCTGCTGCAG TACctgcgtctctctctcacctgtatgTGTGAGGCTTGGGAGGATATCCTCATGCAGATGGACCTTCGGCTCACTAAGTTCGTTCAG GAGAAGAACACCAGCACACAAGTCCAAGATGAGTTTCTGGAGCTTCTACTATGGGGACAGTCGAG CCCTGAACTACAGGCTCTCCTCATGAATCAGCTGACCGTCAAG GGGCTGAAGAAGCTGGGCCAGTCTATAGAAACCTCTTACTCCAGCATTCAGAAGCTGGTGATCAGCCACCTGCAGAG tggtTCAGAGGCTCTGTTGTACCACCTCAGTGAGGTGAAGGGGATGTCTCTATGGAAACAGAAGTTCCAGCCTCTTGGCCTGGACTCAGCAGCTATAGAAG ATGCCATTACAGCTGTGGGTTCATTCACTTTGAAAGCCAATGAACTTCTACA AGTGATTGACAAGAGCATGAAGAACTTCAAAGCCTTTTTCCGGTGGCTGTATGTTG CTATGCTAAGAATGTCAGAGGAACACGTCCCTCCAGAACTCAATAAG ATGACCCAGAAGGACATTGCCTTTGTGGCGGACTTCCTGTCTGAGCACTTCAGTGAg AACGAAGAGCTGTTTGACCGGAAAGGAAAGTACTTTAATGTGGAGCGGGTCGGTCAG TACCTGAAGGATGAGGATGAAGATCTAGTGTCTCCGCCCAACACCAAGGGGAACCAATGGCTGAAGTTTCTGCAGGAGAGCACACACCTGAAAG AGAGCCCGCTCCTCTTCCCTTCGTACTCTCAGAAGTCCCTACACTTTGTGAAGAGGATGATGGAGGGGGTGATTGAGTTGTGTCTACAGAAACCTGCT GAGGTCATTGGAAAGTCTGTGAAACAGGCTGTTTGTCTGCCCCTCTACACAGTACCGGAGAG CTCAGAAAACACTCCAAGGCTTTTTGAACTTCCAtcatt GTACAATGATAAGAAGACCAATATGCACTATGGAGTGTTCTGCATGCCAGAGATTTCACCCTGCAAGCTTTATCTACTGCGGAAGTTTACTGACCCAttcag GCCCGTTCCCAATGCTCTCATGGCGATAGATCTGAGTAATGTTCTCAGTCACAGTATTGATGATGATGCTGCGGGGGCCAG TTGCCAGGATGCTCGTTTCTATGATGACGAGACATTGACAGTGGTGCTGCGAGCATCAGAAGAGGATAACAGGGGGCGTGTCCTTGCCCAGCTCCCTCTTGGCTCCGCCCTCAGCTGTGAGGAGGAGTTCAACTGGGACCCCAGTCTTAG GTTGGACCAGCAGAGCGGCGCCATCCCTGTCAAGGGGCTGGTGCTAGAGAACCAGTGGCGAGACTTGGAGAACATGAAGGCCCAGTTTGTGGCTGTGAATGGGATCCGGAAAGTGGCCTGTGTG cTGAGCTCCAACCTGCGGCACGTCCGTGTGTATGAGATGGACGTGGAagatgaggaggatgaagagcgGCCTGAGTCGCAGAACGCCAGCTCTGACCAGGATGGCctggaggagacgccggccatCCAGGGGGAGgcggagggaggagagactgagggaggggGACAAAGGTCTAAGGAGCAACTAGAGTCTGGGGAAGCACTGGAGCTCTCATAG
- the anapc4 gene encoding anaphase-promoting complex subunit 4 isoform X1, with protein sequence MQLGPSQFRSICSVTVLVPRVNVKSLQQTKRFVMETRIMNTPQPTKMPAFRQVGEKQLPNPVLCMAWSPKRDLIALANTAGELLLHRLANFQRVWSLPPNENTGKEITALAWRPDGKILAFSLGDTKVVVLCDAEKAEILHLFPLENPVSCMHWMEVLEESSVLNSFYTSEDESNLFLPKLPTLPKSYSTTSKIFSEEKSDEILNLLGEVRLNILVLGGGSGFVELYAYGMYKIATLPGVPGTCSSLCLSSDLKSLSIITEIRSAGNDPEICYIQLDTGLLSDCLPEVTRMARKFTHISTLLQYLRLSLTCMCEAWEDILMQMDLRLTKFVQEKNTSTQVQDEFLELLLWGQSSPELQALLMNQLTVKGLKKLGQSIETSYSSIQKLVISHLQSGSEALLYHLSEVKGMSLWKQKFQPLGLDSAAIEDAITAVGSFTLKANELLQVIDKSMKNFKAFFRWLYVAMLRMSEEHVPPELNKMTQKDIAFVADFLSEHFSENEELFDRKGKYFNVERVGQYLKDEDEDLVSPPNTKGNQWLKFLQESTHLKESPLLFPSYSQKSLHFVKRMMEGVIELCLQKPAEVIGKSVKQAVCLPLYTVPESSENTPRLFELPSLYNDKKTNMHYGVFCMPEISPCKLYLLRKFTDPFRPVPNALMAIDLSNVLSHSIDDDAAGASSDCVYSCQDARFYDDETLTVVLRASEEDNRGRVLAQLPLGSALSCEEEFNWDPSLRLDQQSGAIPVKGLVLENQWRDLENMKAQFVAVNGIRKVACVLSSNLRHVRVYEMDVEDEEDEERPESQNASSDQDGLEETPAIQGEAEGGETEGGGQRSKEQLESGEALELS encoded by the exons atgcagCTAGGTCCATCACAGTTTCGTTCCATTTGCTCTGTTACCGTTTTGGTTCCTAGAGTAAACGTTAAAAGTTTGCAACAGACGAAACGTTTTGTTATGGAAACCCGAATAATGAATACACCACAG CCCACAAAAATGCCTGCATTCCGTCAAGTGGGGGAGAAGCAGCTCCCCAACCCTGTTCTGTGTATGGCATGGTCTCCAAAGAGGGATCTTATTGCCCTCGCTAACACTGCTGGCGAG CTGCTACTGCATCGCCTTGCCAATTTCCAGCGCGTTTGGAGCTTGCCACCCAATGAGAATACGGGAAAGGAGATCACTGCACTTGCTTGGAGACCTGATGGCAAAA TCCTGGCCTTTAGCCTTGGGGACACTAAAGTGGTGGTGCTGTGTGATGCAGAGAAGGCAGAGATCCTTCACTTGTTTCCATTGGAGAATCCTGTGTCCTGTATGCACTGGATGGAGGTGCTAGAGGAGAGCAG CGTCCTCAACTCATTCTACACCTCTGAAGATGAGTCAAACCTTTTTCTTCCCAAGTTGCCAACTCTTCCCAAGAG CTACAGTACTACATCAAAGatattcag TGAGGAGAAGTCAGACGAGATCCTGAACCTGTTAGGAGAAGTGAG ACTAAACATCCTGGTTCTTGGTGGAGGTTCCGGCTTTGTGGAGCTGTATGCCTATGGGATGTATAAGATTGCCACTTTACCAGGG GTTCCTGGGACGTGTAGCAGCCTGTGTCTGTCCAGTGACCTGAAGTCCCTGTCTATCATCACAGAGATCAGGTCAGCTGGCAACGACCCAGAGATCTGCTACATCCAG CTCGACACAGGGCTGCTGTCCGACTGTCTCCCTGAGGTCACCAGGATGGCACGCAAGTTCACCCACATATCCACTCTGCTGCAG TACctgcgtctctctctcacctgtatgTGTGAGGCTTGGGAGGATATCCTCATGCAGATGGACCTTCGGCTCACTAAGTTCGTTCAG GAGAAGAACACCAGCACACAAGTCCAAGATGAGTTTCTGGAGCTTCTACTATGGGGACAGTCGAG CCCTGAACTACAGGCTCTCCTCATGAATCAGCTGACCGTCAAG GGGCTGAAGAAGCTGGGCCAGTCTATAGAAACCTCTTACTCCAGCATTCAGAAGCTGGTGATCAGCCACCTGCAGAG tggtTCAGAGGCTCTGTTGTACCACCTCAGTGAGGTGAAGGGGATGTCTCTATGGAAACAGAAGTTCCAGCCTCTTGGCCTGGACTCAGCAGCTATAGAAG ATGCCATTACAGCTGTGGGTTCATTCACTTTGAAAGCCAATGAACTTCTACA AGTGATTGACAAGAGCATGAAGAACTTCAAAGCCTTTTTCCGGTGGCTGTATGTTG CTATGCTAAGAATGTCAGAGGAACACGTCCCTCCAGAACTCAATAAG ATGACCCAGAAGGACATTGCCTTTGTGGCGGACTTCCTGTCTGAGCACTTCAGTGAg AACGAAGAGCTGTTTGACCGGAAAGGAAAGTACTTTAATGTGGAGCGGGTCGGTCAG TACCTGAAGGATGAGGATGAAGATCTAGTGTCTCCGCCCAACACCAAGGGGAACCAATGGCTGAAGTTTCTGCAGGAGAGCACACACCTGAAAG AGAGCCCGCTCCTCTTCCCTTCGTACTCTCAGAAGTCCCTACACTTTGTGAAGAGGATGATGGAGGGGGTGATTGAGTTGTGTCTACAGAAACCTGCT GAGGTCATTGGAAAGTCTGTGAAACAGGCTGTTTGTCTGCCCCTCTACACAGTACCGGAGAG CTCAGAAAACACTCCAAGGCTTTTTGAACTTCCAtcatt GTACAATGATAAGAAGACCAATATGCACTATGGAGTGTTCTGCATGCCAGAGATTTCACCCTGCAAGCTTTATCTACTGCGGAAGTTTACTGACCCAttcag GCCCGTTCCCAATGCTCTCATGGCGATAGATCTGAGTAATGTTCTCAGTCACAGTATTGATGATGATGCTGCGGGGGCCAG TTCTGACTGTGTGTACAGTTGCCAGGATGCTCGTTTCTATGATGACGAGACATTGACAGTGGTGCTGCGAGCATCAGAAGAGGATAACAGGGGGCGTGTCCTTGCCCAGCTCCCTCTTGGCTCCGCCCTCAGCTGTGAGGAGGAGTTCAACTGGGACCCCAGTCTTAG GTTGGACCAGCAGAGCGGCGCCATCCCTGTCAAGGGGCTGGTGCTAGAGAACCAGTGGCGAGACTTGGAGAACATGAAGGCCCAGTTTGTGGCTGTGAATGGGATCCGGAAAGTGGCCTGTGTG cTGAGCTCCAACCTGCGGCACGTCCGTGTGTATGAGATGGACGTGGAagatgaggaggatgaagagcgGCCTGAGTCGCAGAACGCCAGCTCTGACCAGGATGGCctggaggagacgccggccatCCAGGGGGAGgcggagggaggagagactgagggaggggGACAAAGGTCTAAGGAGCAACTAGAGTCTGGGGAAGCACTGGAGCTCTCATAG
- the anapc4 gene encoding anaphase-promoting complex subunit 4 isoform X2, giving the protein MQLGPSQFRSICSVTVLVPRVNVKSLQQTKRFVMETRIMNTPQPTKMPAFRQVGEKQLPNPVLCMAWSPKRDLIALANTAGELLLHRLANFQRVWSLPPNENTGKEITALAWRPDGKILAFSLGDTKVVVLCDAEKAEILHLFPLENPVSCMHWMEVLEESSVLNSFYTSEDESNLFLPKLPTLPKSTTSKIFSEEKSDEILNLLGEVRLNILVLGGGSGFVELYAYGMYKIATLPGVPGTCSSLCLSSDLKSLSIITEIRSAGNDPEICYIQLDTGLLSDCLPEVTRMARKFTHISTLLQYLRLSLTCMCEAWEDILMQMDLRLTKFVQEKNTSTQVQDEFLELLLWGQSSPELQALLMNQLTVKGLKKLGQSIETSYSSIQKLVISHLQSGSEALLYHLSEVKGMSLWKQKFQPLGLDSAAIEDAITAVGSFTLKANELLQVIDKSMKNFKAFFRWLYVAMLRMSEEHVPPELNKMTQKDIAFVADFLSEHFSENEELFDRKGKYFNVERVGQYLKDEDEDLVSPPNTKGNQWLKFLQESTHLKESPLLFPSYSQKSLHFVKRMMEGVIELCLQKPAEVIGKSVKQAVCLPLYTVPESSENTPRLFELPSLYNDKKTNMHYGVFCMPEISPCKLYLLRKFTDPFRPVPNALMAIDLSNVLSHSIDDDAAGASSDCVYSCQDARFYDDETLTVVLRASEEDNRGRVLAQLPLGSALSCEEEFNWDPSLRLDQQSGAIPVKGLVLENQWRDLENMKAQFVAVNGIRKVACVLSSNLRHVRVYEMDVEDEEDEERPESQNASSDQDGLEETPAIQGEAEGGETEGGGQRSKEQLESGEALELS; this is encoded by the exons atgcagCTAGGTCCATCACAGTTTCGTTCCATTTGCTCTGTTACCGTTTTGGTTCCTAGAGTAAACGTTAAAAGTTTGCAACAGACGAAACGTTTTGTTATGGAAACCCGAATAATGAATACACCACAG CCCACAAAAATGCCTGCATTCCGTCAAGTGGGGGAGAAGCAGCTCCCCAACCCTGTTCTGTGTATGGCATGGTCTCCAAAGAGGGATCTTATTGCCCTCGCTAACACTGCTGGCGAG CTGCTACTGCATCGCCTTGCCAATTTCCAGCGCGTTTGGAGCTTGCCACCCAATGAGAATACGGGAAAGGAGATCACTGCACTTGCTTGGAGACCTGATGGCAAAA TCCTGGCCTTTAGCCTTGGGGACACTAAAGTGGTGGTGCTGTGTGATGCAGAGAAGGCAGAGATCCTTCACTTGTTTCCATTGGAGAATCCTGTGTCCTGTATGCACTGGATGGAGGTGCTAGAGGAGAGCAG CGTCCTCAACTCATTCTACACCTCTGAAGATGAGTCAAACCTTTTTCTTCCCAAGTTGCCAACTCTTCCCAAGAG TACTACATCAAAGatattcag TGAGGAGAAGTCAGACGAGATCCTGAACCTGTTAGGAGAAGTGAG ACTAAACATCCTGGTTCTTGGTGGAGGTTCCGGCTTTGTGGAGCTGTATGCCTATGGGATGTATAAGATTGCCACTTTACCAGGG GTTCCTGGGACGTGTAGCAGCCTGTGTCTGTCCAGTGACCTGAAGTCCCTGTCTATCATCACAGAGATCAGGTCAGCTGGCAACGACCCAGAGATCTGCTACATCCAG CTCGACACAGGGCTGCTGTCCGACTGTCTCCCTGAGGTCACCAGGATGGCACGCAAGTTCACCCACATATCCACTCTGCTGCAG TACctgcgtctctctctcacctgtatgTGTGAGGCTTGGGAGGATATCCTCATGCAGATGGACCTTCGGCTCACTAAGTTCGTTCAG GAGAAGAACACCAGCACACAAGTCCAAGATGAGTTTCTGGAGCTTCTACTATGGGGACAGTCGAG CCCTGAACTACAGGCTCTCCTCATGAATCAGCTGACCGTCAAG GGGCTGAAGAAGCTGGGCCAGTCTATAGAAACCTCTTACTCCAGCATTCAGAAGCTGGTGATCAGCCACCTGCAGAG tggtTCAGAGGCTCTGTTGTACCACCTCAGTGAGGTGAAGGGGATGTCTCTATGGAAACAGAAGTTCCAGCCTCTTGGCCTGGACTCAGCAGCTATAGAAG ATGCCATTACAGCTGTGGGTTCATTCACTTTGAAAGCCAATGAACTTCTACA AGTGATTGACAAGAGCATGAAGAACTTCAAAGCCTTTTTCCGGTGGCTGTATGTTG CTATGCTAAGAATGTCAGAGGAACACGTCCCTCCAGAACTCAATAAG ATGACCCAGAAGGACATTGCCTTTGTGGCGGACTTCCTGTCTGAGCACTTCAGTGAg AACGAAGAGCTGTTTGACCGGAAAGGAAAGTACTTTAATGTGGAGCGGGTCGGTCAG TACCTGAAGGATGAGGATGAAGATCTAGTGTCTCCGCCCAACACCAAGGGGAACCAATGGCTGAAGTTTCTGCAGGAGAGCACACACCTGAAAG AGAGCCCGCTCCTCTTCCCTTCGTACTCTCAGAAGTCCCTACACTTTGTGAAGAGGATGATGGAGGGGGTGATTGAGTTGTGTCTACAGAAACCTGCT GAGGTCATTGGAAAGTCTGTGAAACAGGCTGTTTGTCTGCCCCTCTACACAGTACCGGAGAG CTCAGAAAACACTCCAAGGCTTTTTGAACTTCCAtcatt GTACAATGATAAGAAGACCAATATGCACTATGGAGTGTTCTGCATGCCAGAGATTTCACCCTGCAAGCTTTATCTACTGCGGAAGTTTACTGACCCAttcag GCCCGTTCCCAATGCTCTCATGGCGATAGATCTGAGTAATGTTCTCAGTCACAGTATTGATGATGATGCTGCGGGGGCCAG TTCTGACTGTGTGTACAGTTGCCAGGATGCTCGTTTCTATGATGACGAGACATTGACAGTGGTGCTGCGAGCATCAGAAGAGGATAACAGGGGGCGTGTCCTTGCCCAGCTCCCTCTTGGCTCCGCCCTCAGCTGTGAGGAGGAGTTCAACTGGGACCCCAGTCTTAG GTTGGACCAGCAGAGCGGCGCCATCCCTGTCAAGGGGCTGGTGCTAGAGAACCAGTGGCGAGACTTGGAGAACATGAAGGCCCAGTTTGTGGCTGTGAATGGGATCCGGAAAGTGGCCTGTGTG cTGAGCTCCAACCTGCGGCACGTCCGTGTGTATGAGATGGACGTGGAagatgaggaggatgaagagcgGCCTGAGTCGCAGAACGCCAGCTCTGACCAGGATGGCctggaggagacgccggccatCCAGGGGGAGgcggagggaggagagactgagggaggggGACAAAGGTCTAAGGAGCAACTAGAGTCTGGGGAAGCACTGGAGCTCTCATAG